The Branchiostoma floridae strain S238N-H82 chromosome 8, Bfl_VNyyK, whole genome shotgun sequence genome has a segment encoding these proteins:
- the LOC118422015 gene encoding centrosome-associated protein 350-like: MASNIRARRVGEPSLVQRGPSPERYGGSLTAMSSAWKQLGQAKSVLRRAENRIEDAEHFKMDASRNGTDDGAGRYMLPGGVSLSSRRYDREPSDRSVLMDRIPSYQITTGYPESTTDYRSRDRYSRDRPEVTPAPRKVSRMDGKYTDHLYQPTGRTSYTAAGLTSDLTSDLTRPSREYRSRSPVGIPDPIRDRSKRVEFRDPLESYRSAVDPKSSLHGSSEDILAGNSAYGTTTNMADAYAPTYTVTDLSRSTREGHADSSVVDSSTDVKVLNDTSARVGVEQGAGLLDGETTSPSRANHSGALFSSARDRIRADDRYNAESGTAEPRTTSDRFPTDYSRGISNVTSLLNDRPDIGSPVAQSTQKSPSAEKPDEMSAEALTRTKSPVRKFEVVQRKKKELGGSDGLEKLKERIRKQRKEAGAEDVGAIPTGRVRSTEQEDLSARRLHSAEEPVASRGDLPYRSEVRSEVTPRIRKIKSAPPPPEYKGFSTAATKYRTQDGKVVTETELAEQQGKGQTGGKGHGSREAAAPPPRKEKTKAKTRPAPRPASAPAPKSPKPQRKLGAPQAAKTTRPSKKGIITTSAWREGQKAALKVLGPPPKLPKRSYSPPTKDTPTSTASESSSVPGRKAGDKDDKTIASDKDMSSDDDLSQHPLEDLSQHPAAAMDDGKAPNTEVLSREARGVFDDLQLDKSDDEDSSTLKSEQPAAPDRPAAQSKPAAQSKPSKAAKRKAPKASPVKESELPATKLRHYDHSEVRRYMNKKRNERQRKLKEQRDAQKKAEEEKLKMLEELDKKRREGWREHVREERRAKPKGSTFVKPPGREVDLPKRHPFHEDRRPVLRPTASEESDKENAGRRAERPWSGSSASVSSEDRTPVVTPDSDRSPEHTAAVPSRPSAPTASSVTTTTVPPATTVPSISIRGIPSRTEAAAQPDRPISFHDAYIEQLHGKQPDLSARSGVSSLGNGGYDVGGSRSRPYSSTYSRYPVGGYRSSSGRSKAERIAALQATAESLQDRIETEARRIVEGLEGGKEAVV; encoded by the exons ATGGCGTCCAACATCCGCGCCCGGCGCGTTGGCGAGCCGTCTCTTGTGCAGCGGGGGCCATCGCCGGAGAGATATGGCGGGTCACTAACAG CCATGAGTTCAGCATGGAAGCAGCTGGGACAGGCCAAGTCTGTG CTAAGGCGGGCAGAGAACAGGATCGAAGATGCAGAGCATTTCAAGATGGACGCCAGCCGCAACGGTACGGACGATGGGGCGGGGAGGTACATGTTACCGGGCGGAGTCAGCCTGTCGTCACGGCGATACGACAGGGAGCCTAGCGACAGGAGCGTGCTGATGGACCGCATCCCGTCCTACCAGATCACCACGGGGTACCCGGAG AGCACAACGGACTACCGGAGCAGAGACAGGTACTCACGGGATCGACCTGAAGTAACCCCTGCACCCAGGAAAGTCAGCAGGATGG ATGGGAAGTACACAGACCACCTTTACCAACCTACGGGTAGAACGAGCTATACTGCCGCTgggctgacctctgacctgacctctgacctgacccgACCTTCGCGGGAGTACCGATCTCGCAGCCCAGTCGGAATCCCTGACCCCATCCGAGACAGGTCGAAACGCGTGGAATTCCGCGACCCTCTCGAATCTTACCGCTCTGCGGTCGATCCCAAATCCTCCCTACATGGCAGTTCCGAGGACATTCTCGCGGGAAATAGCGCATACGGAACGACAACAAACATGGCCGACGCGTACGCCCCGACATACACGGTAACGGACCTTTCCAGAAGCACCAGAGAAGGTCACGCTGACTCGAGCGTCGTGGATTCGAGCACGGACGTTAAGGTTCTGAACGACACGTCAGCTCGAGTTGGCGTGGAACAAGGCGCGGGTTTGTTAGACGGGGAGACGACGTCACCTTCACGAGCGAACCACTCGGGCGCTCTTTTCTCCTCTGCGAGAGACAGAATACGTGCTGACGACAGATACAACGCGGAATCCGGGACAGCAGAACCAAGAACGACATCAGACAGGTTTCCCACAGACTACAGCCGAGGGATTTCCAACGTTACGAGTCTTTTGAACGACAGACCGGACATCGGGAGCCCGGTAGCGCAGAGCACACAGAAGAGTCCGTCAGCAGAGAAGCCGGACGAGATGTCGGCAGAGGCGCTGACGAGAACGAAAAGTCCCGTGCGGAAGTTTGAGGTGGTacagaggaagaagaaagagCTGGGAGGGTCAG ATGGACTGGAGAAACTGAAGGAGAGAATCAGGAAACAGAGGAAAGAAGCGGGTGCGGAGGATGTAGGGGCTATCCCCACCGGTAGAGTGCGCTCCACGGAGCAGGAGGACCTGTCGGCCCGGCGGCTGCACTCCGCAGAGGAACCTGTGGCATCCAGGGGGGACCTGCCctacaggtcagaggtcaggtcagaggtcacacccAGGATCAGGAAGATCAAGTCTGCTCCTCCTCCACCTGAGTACAAAG GGTTCAGTACAGCGGCCACCAAGTACCGCACCCAGGATGGCAAGGTCGTCACGGAAACGGAGCTGGCCGAGCAgcagggcaaaggtcagactGGGGGTAAAGGTCATGGGAGCAGGGAGGCAGCGGCACCGCCACCAAGGAAAGAGAAAACGAAGG CTAAGACCCGCCCCGCGCCCCGCCCTGCCTCCGCCCCAGCACCCAAGTCCCCCAAACCCCAGAGGAAGTTGGGAGCTCCACAGGCAGCCAAAACCACCCGGCCATCCAAGAAAG GCATCATTACAACATCAGCGTGGCGCGAGGGCCAGAAGGCAGCGCTGAAAGTGTTGGGTCCTCCCCCAAAGCTGCCCAAACGGTCCTACTCACCTCCCACCAAGGACACTCCGACATCCACCGCTTCTGAGTCCAGCTCGGTGCCAGGCAGGAAGGCTGGAGATAAAGACGATAAAACCATCGCTAGTG aCAAAGACATGTCATCAGATGATGATCTATCCCAGCATCCTCTAGAGGACCTATCCCAGCATCCCGCGGCAGCGATGGATGATGGGAAGGCCCCCAACACGGAGGTCCTGTCGAGGGAGGCCAGAGGAGTGTTCGATGACCTACAGCTGGACAAGTCAG ATGATGAGGACTCAAGCACGCTAAAATCAGAGCAGCCCGCGGCACCAGACAGACCCGCGGCGCAGAGCAAACCCGCGGCACAGAGCAAACCCAGCAAGGCTGCAAAAAGGAAGGCACCCAAGGCTTCTCCTG TGAAAGAATCGGAGCTTCCTGCCACAAAGCTGCGTCACTACGACCACAGCGAGGTCCGGCGCTACATGAACAAGAAGCGCAACGAGCGCCAGCGGAAGCTGAAGGAACAGAGAGACGCGCAGAAGAAAGCCGAGGAGGAAAAGCTGAAGATGTTGGAGGAGCTGGATAAGAAGCGGAGAGAGGGATGGAGGGAGCATGTGAGGGAGGAGAGGAGGGCAAAGCCGAAGGGCAGCACGTTTGTGAAACCCCCCGGGAGGGAAGTGGACCTGCCCAAACGGCACCCTTTTCACGAGGACAGGAGACCT gtGTTACGACCCACAGCTAGTGAGGAGTCAGACAAGGAGAACGCAGGCCGCCGTGCGGAGCGCCCCTGGAGCGGCTCCAGTGCTTCTGTGTCCAGCGAAGATAGGACACCTGTGGTCACACCTGACTCTGACAG GTCCCCAGAGCACACAGCTGCTGTTCCATCCAGACCATCAGCACCAACTGCATCCTCTGTTACCACGACAACTGTTCCCCCGGCAACCACCGTCCCCTCCATTTCCATCCGGGGAATCCCCTCCAGAACAGAGGCCGCCGCCCAGCCCGATCGACCAATCAGCTTCCACGACGCGTacatcgagcagctccacgggaaACAGCCGGACCTGTCGGCACGGTCGGGCGTGTCATCGCTAGGCAACGGTGGTTATGATGTGGGGGGTTCCCGTTCGCGTCCGTATAGCTCGACGTACTCGAGATACCCTGTCG GAGGTTACCGGAGTTCATCTGGTCGGAGTAAAGCGGAGCGTATCGCGGCACTCCAGGCCACGGCAGAGTCACTTCAGGACAGGATCGAGACGGAGGCTCGGCGGATTGTCGAAGGGCTCGAGGGGGGAAAGGAAG CTGTTGTGTAA